GGACTCCAACGCCTTCTATCGTCGCAACCTGGCCCAGGGCCAGAAGGGCCTGTCGGTGGCCTTCGACCTGGCAACCCATCGGGGGTACGACTCCGACAACCCACGGGTATCGGGCGACGTGGGCATGGCCGGCGTGGCGATCGATTCGATCTACGACATGCGCACGTTGTTCGACGGCATCCCGCTGGACAAAATGTCGGTGTCGATGACGATGAACGGCGCCGTGCTGCCGGTGCTGGCGCTGTACGTGGTCGCCGCCGAGGAGCAGGGCGTCTCGCCCGACAAGCTGGCCGGCACGATCCAGAACGACATTCTCAAAGAGTTCATGGTGCGCAACACCTACATCTATCCGCCCAAGCCCTCGATGCGGATCATCTCGGACATCTTCTCGTTCGCCTCGCAGCACATGCCGAAGTACAACTCGATCTCGATCTCCGGCTACCACATGCAGGAGGCGGGGGCGACGGCCGACCTGGAATTGGCCTACACGCTGGCCGACGGCATCGAGTACGTACAGGCCGGCATCGAAGCCGGCATGGACGTCGACACGTTCGCCCCCCGCCTCAGCTTCTTCTGGGCCATCGGCATGAACACCTACATGGAGGTGGCCAAGATGCGGGCCGCCCGACTGTTGTGGGCCGGATTGATGAAGCGACACTTCAACCCCAAGAACCCCAAGTCGCTGTCGCTGCGCACCCACAGCCAGACCTCGGGCTGGTCACTCACCGCCCAGGATCCGTTCAACAACGTGATGCGCACCTGCCTGGAGGCGATGGCCGCCACCCAGGGACAGACTCAGAGCCTGCACACCAACGCGCTCGACGAGGCCCTGGCGCTGCCCACCGACTTCTCGGCCCGCATCGCCCGCAACACCCAACTGTTCCTCCAACAGGAGTCGGGCACCTGCGACGTGATCGACCCGTGGGGCGGCAGCCACCACCTCGAGTCGCTCACCGCAGCGCTGGCCCGCAAGGCACTCGCCCACATCGCCGAGGTGGAGGAACTGGGCGGCATGGCGGCCGCTATCGAGGCGGGAATCCCCAAGCTGCGGATCGAGGAGGCGGCCGCCCGCACCCAGGCCCGCATCGACAGCGGACGTCAGCCGTTGATCGGCGTGAACGCCTATCGTCCCGAAGT
Above is a genomic segment from Candidatus Microthrix parvicella Bio17-1 containing:
- the scpA gene encoding methylmalonyl-CoA mutase, coding for MVSVLPDYTTIGPPPAAIPAATAADGAAERWRAEAAAIAGDEPGDLSVATPEGIDVAVLSTAADTTDLGFLDGLPGIAPYVRGPYPTMYTQQPWTIRQYAGFSTAEDSNAFYRRNLAQGQKGLSVAFDLATHRGYDSDNPRVSGDVGMAGVAIDSIYDMRTLFDGIPLDKMSVSMTMNGAVLPVLALYVVAAEEQGVSPDKLAGTIQNDILKEFMVRNTYIYPPKPSMRIISDIFSFASQHMPKYNSISISGYHMQEAGATADLELAYTLADGIEYVQAGIEAGMDVDTFAPRLSFFWAIGMNTYMEVAKMRAARLLWAGLMKRHFNPKNPKSLSLRTHSQTSGWSLTAQDPFNNVMRTCLEAMAATQGQTQSLHTNALDEALALPTDFSARIARNTQLFLQQESGTCDVIDPWGGSHHLESLTAALARKALAHIAEVEELGGMAAAIEAGIPKLRIEEAAARTQARIDSGRQPLIGVNAYRPEVEDPLEVRVVDNAAVRAGQIAQLRRLREERDEPTTTAALDALTKAADTGEGNLLALGIDAARAMASLGEISDALEKAYGRHQAQIKTISGVYRSEMGENATQVNLVREQVDRFAEVEGRRPRILLAKMGQDGHDRGQKVIASAFADLGFDVDIGPLFQTPTEAAAQAVEADVHIVGASSLAAGHLSLVPELRDALAAAGRDDIMIVVGGVIPPQDFETLRKAGAAAIFPPGTVIAEAAGGLLDQLMESQHT